TGGTAAGGCTATCCATGATCGCTACAGTTTAGCACAAGATGCATTCGGGGATATGAATGATCAGGTTCTCGAATCTGTCTCAGGTGTTCGAGTTATCCGAGCTTATGTACAAGAAAGACTCGATGAGAAACGTTTCTCAGATATTACTGAAGATGTATACAACAAGAACATGGCTGTCGCCCGTGTCGATGCCTTCTTCGAACCGACGATTCGGTTCTGCGTAGGGCTCAGCTACATTATCGGTCTTACCTATGGGATTTATCTTGTGTTCCGAAATCAGATCACGCTAGGTGATCTTGTCTCCTTCAATATGTACCTCGGGATGATTGTGTGGCCGATGTTCGCCATTGGAGAGCTAATTAACATCATGCAACGTGGTGGTGCCTCTCTCGAACGTATTGATGAGACCCTAAACTCCAAAGCGGATGTTCAGAGTGCTGCACAACCGGTTCATGTTGCCAATCCTACCCGAATTGAACTAAACGATGTGACATTCCGTTATCCCTCATCGACGATTGACAATCTAACCAATGTCAGTCTGACCTTGAACCAAGGGCAAACACTAGGTGTAGTCGGTCGTACGGGAAGCGGTAAATCAACGCTCCTCAAACAGCTGCTTCGTGAATATCCGACAGGTAATGGTGAAATCCTCATCTCTGGAGTTCCGATTCAACAGATTTCATTGGATCAGCTACACAGCTGGATGGGTTATGTTCCTCAAGAGCAGATCCTTTTCTCCAAATCAGTACGTCAGAATATTCAATTTGGTCTAGACAACGCGGATGACGATACGATCATGAAAGCTATCACAGCTGCCGCCTTCCAAAATGACTTAGGAACATTATCCGATGGTTTAGATACATTGGTGGGTGAACGTGGAGTATCCTTATCCGGTGGACAAAAGCAACGTGTATCCTTATCCAGAGCCTTTATCGCAAATCCAGATGTTCTGATTCTTGACGATGCCTTATCCGCTGTTGACGCTCGTACCGAAGCTCAGATTATCGAGAACATCCGACAAGAGCGTGCAGGAAAGACTACATTAATCTCTACGCACCGCCTCTCAGCTGTTCAACATGCCGACATTATCGTCGTACTGGATAACGGACATATCGTGGAACGTGGCACGCACCAAGAGCTGCTGGATATGAATGGTTGGTATCGTGAGCAGTATGACCGGCAGCAAGTAGAGAATAATTTATCGAATGATTAAAAGACATACTAGCTATGATTATGCAAAACATTTAGGAGGTGTCACCGTTGACAAAGAGTACAGGCAAACGCCTGCTTGAATACGCATTGACTGCGAAAAAAACCTTTATCGCAGCTCTTCTGCTCCTTTCCATCGGGGTAGCGGCGGAACTGGCAGGCCCATTTATCGCCAAAAGTATGATTGACAATCATATGTTGGCCATCGAAAAGCCTTATTTTAGTACTACGTCTCCAGATGAGGCGGTTCAGTATAACAACACTTATTACAAACGCGGAGACCGTTTTGAACCCGGGGAAGCTAAGGGTCAAGAAATTCGCATTCTGCAAGAGGGAAGAACCTTTTACTTTATTAATGAAGCTGTAACACAGCCTGATGGTGAGCGAAAGTTCAGCAATGGTGAAATGCATATCACGCGCGGTGAAGATGAAGCCATCTATCCTGCGGTTAAACTATCAGCAGATGAGCTGTTCGATTTTTACAAACCTGAGCTTCCAGGAATTTATCAGCTGGTCGGTTTGTACGCTATCTTCCTAGTCATCTCGGTCTTTGCCGAATTCGGCAAGACTTATTGGCTGCAATCTTCGGCGAATCAGGTAATCCGAAAGCTGCGAACCGATGTGTATGCGCATATTCAGCGACTTCCGGTTTACTTTTTTGACAACCTGCCAGCAGGTAAGGTAGTGTCACGTGTTACTAATGATACCGAGGCGATTAAGGATCTCTTTATTGCGGTTCTCTCCAATTTCAGTACCGGTATTATTAATATTACTGGCGTATACATCGCCTTGTTCTTGCTTGACGTTCGACTAGGTCTGATCAGCTTGTTCATCATCCCGATTCTTATTCTTTGGATCGTGCTTTATCGTAAAATCGCAACAAAATACAATACGATCATCCGCTCACGCCTGAGTGAGATCAACGCTATCATTAATGAATCGATTCAAGGAATGTCCATCGTTCGCATATTCCGCCGTCAAAAGCAGCTTGGTGAAGAATTTGAGAATCTGAACGATGACTACTTGAAATATCAGAATAAAATGTTGAATCTGAATGCCTTTACCTCCCACAACCTGGTGAACTCTCTACGCAGTCTCTCTTTTGTGATGGTGCTTTGGTATTTCGGACATGGCAGTATTACGGGTTCTACATTTGTATCTTTAGGTGTG
This Paenibacillus sp. FSL R5-0345 DNA region includes the following protein-coding sequences:
- a CDS encoding ABC transporter ATP-binding protein, which gives rise to MFSVLRNLGWFFRREKKRYLIGLILLIGVGVLELLPPRLLGNAIDDIVRGSITTASLAKYIGMILLLLLVIYWITYIWMHKLFGGSNLVERLLRSRFMNHLMTMTPSFFERNRTGDLMARATNDIRAVSATVGFGMLTLVDSTIYLTVVLFAMGFLVSWKLTLAAVLPLPLIAIAMIFYGKAIHDRYSLAQDAFGDMNDQVLESVSGVRVIRAYVQERLDEKRFSDITEDVYNKNMAVARVDAFFEPTIRFCVGLSYIIGLTYGIYLVFRNQITLGDLVSFNMYLGMIVWPMFAIGELINIMQRGGASLERIDETLNSKADVQSAAQPVHVANPTRIELNDVTFRYPSSTIDNLTNVSLTLNQGQTLGVVGRTGSGKSTLLKQLLREYPTGNGEILISGVPIQQISLDQLHSWMGYVPQEQILFSKSVRQNIQFGLDNADDDTIMKAITAAAFQNDLGTLSDGLDTLVGERGVSLSGGQKQRVSLSRAFIANPDVLILDDALSAVDARTEAQIIENIRQERAGKTTLISTHRLSAVQHADIIVVLDNGHIVERGTHQELLDMNGWYREQYDRQQVENNLSND
- a CDS encoding ABC transporter ATP-binding protein; translated protein: MTKSTGKRLLEYALTAKKTFIAALLLLSIGVAAELAGPFIAKSMIDNHMLAIEKPYFSTTSPDEAVQYNNTYYKRGDRFEPGEAKGQEIRILQEGRTFYFINEAVTQPDGERKFSNGEMHITRGEDEAIYPAVKLSADELFDFYKPELPGIYQLVGLYAIFLVISVFAEFGKTYWLQSSANQVIRKLRTDVYAHIQRLPVYFFDNLPAGKVVSRVTNDTEAIKDLFIAVLSNFSTGIINITGVYIALFLLDVRLGLISLFIIPILILWIVLYRKIATKYNTIIRSRLSEINAIINESIQGMSIVRIFRRQKQLGEEFENLNDDYLKYQNKMLNLNAFTSHNLVNSLRSLSFVMVLWYFGHGSITGSTFVSLGVLYAFVDVLGRLFQPITGMVNQLANLDTSMVSAGRVFTLMDEPGENVTDGSMPRYKGKVEFKNVSFAYKKDFVLRDISFEARPGETVALVGHTGSGKSSIINLLFRFYDPQKGEITIDGQKVTDIPKQWLRNHMGIVLQDPYLFTGTIASNVSLGDERISRERVERALREVGADKLLAHLPQGFDEPVIEKGSTLSAGQRQLISFARALSFDPAILILDEATSNIDTETESVIQDALEVLKKGRTTFIIAHRLSTIRSADQILVLHHGEIVERGSHDELMALGGRYFRMYQLQVGAGSNSIDNNNGAPSRPSLGSLQPSLEKM